A stretch of Falco rusticolus isolate bFalRus1 chromosome 2, bFalRus1.pri, whole genome shotgun sequence DNA encodes these proteins:
- the RS1 gene encoding retinoschisin, whose protein sequence is MRFKMGSVLLSLLFWYKAAMALSPGEDERLDLWHSKACKCDCQGGPNSVWSSGTNSLECMPECPYHKPLGFESGAVTPDQISCSNPEQYTGWYSSWTANKARLNGQGFGCAWLSKYQDNGQWLQIDLKEVKVISGILTQGRCDADEWMTKYSMQYRTDENLNWVYYKDQTGNNRVFYGNSDRSSSVQNLLRPPIVARYIRLIPLGWHVRIAIRMELLECLGKCV, encoded by the exons atgcGGTTCAAGATGGGAAGCGTCCTGCTGTCTCTTCTTTTCTGGTACAAAG CTGCGATGGCCCTCTCCCCAGGAGAG GATGAGAGACTGGACCTGTGGCACAGCAAGGCGTGCAAATGCGATTGCCAAGGAGGTCCTAACTCGGTGTGGTCCAGTGGGACTAACAGCTTAGAGTGCATGCCAG AGTGCCCCTACCACAAGCCCCTGGGCTTTGAGTCTGGTGCTGTCACACCCGACCAGATAAGCTGCTCCAACCCGGAGCAGTACACGGGCTGGTACTCCTCCTGGACAGCCAACAAGGCCCGCCTCAACGGCCAAGGCTTCGG GTGTGCGTGGCTCTCCAAGTACCAGGACAATGGGCAGTGGCTGCAGATTGACCTGAAGGAGGTGAAGGTGATCTCGGGGATCCTCACGCAAGGGCGCTGTGACGCTGATGAGTGGATGACCAAGTACAGTATGCAGTACCGCACTGATGAAAACCTCAACTGGGTTTACTACAAAGACCAAACTGGGAACAACCGG GTTTTCTACGGCAACTCAGACCGCTCGTCCTCAGTGCAGAACCTGCTGCGGCCACCCATTGTGGCCCGCTACATCCGCCTCATCCCACTGGGCTGGCACGTGCGCATCGCCATCCGCATGGAGCTCCTCGAGTGCCTGGGCAAGTGTGTCTGA